In Aristaeella hokkaidonensis, the following are encoded in one genomic region:
- a CDS encoding DinB/UmuC family translesion DNA polymerase: MFIAIDLKSFYASVECAARNLDALSTNLVVADATRTEKTICLAVTPSLKAYGIAGRARLFEVVQRVKEINAERLRNAIRLGKAVRGPDGKYGFSGKSADARELAADPSLQLDYIVAPPRMRLYEQVSTKVFSIYMKYISDEDIHVYSVDECFMDVTGYLKTYDMTAHELAMTMIRDVLYNTGITATAGIGTNMYLAKIAMDIVAKRVPADQDGVRIAELDEMRYRELLWCHQPLRDFWRIGFGLARRLEKLGCYTMGDIARLSLTHEDLLYKAFGINAELIIDHAWGWEPTRISDIKSYRPISNSLSSGQVLSEACDAKKGRLLVREMTDLLTLDLVKKGLVTRKIELTVCYDQASIVIAQQGRSLPESIFRIASTGEIYNGPISADPYGRIIPKYAHGTGNLDRWTSSTRRISDAMMELYDRIIHPDLLVRRIYVVAVGLIREEDIPEEGPLQLDLFTDYEALTRQKEEEAAADAKEKRLQEAALDIQERFGKSAMIKGMNLEEGAMTIKRNGQVGGHRA, from the coding sequence ATGTTTATTGCTATCGATCTCAAAAGCTTTTATGCTTCCGTGGAATGTGCCGCACGGAATCTGGACGCATTGTCCACAAACCTCGTTGTGGCAGATGCCACCCGCACGGAGAAGACGATCTGCCTTGCCGTCACCCCCAGTCTCAAGGCCTATGGCATTGCCGGCCGTGCGCGTCTGTTCGAAGTGGTTCAGCGTGTAAAAGAAATCAACGCTGAGCGTCTGCGCAACGCCATCCGTCTGGGTAAAGCGGTGCGCGGTCCGGACGGGAAATATGGTTTCTCCGGCAAGTCTGCTGACGCGCGGGAGCTGGCGGCGGATCCTTCCCTGCAGCTGGACTACATCGTTGCTCCGCCGCGCATGAGGCTCTATGAACAAGTCAGTACCAAAGTCTTTTCCATCTACATGAAATATATCAGTGATGAAGACATCCACGTTTATTCCGTGGATGAATGTTTCATGGATGTCACCGGTTATCTGAAAACTTACGATATGACAGCTCATGAGCTGGCCATGACCATGATCCGGGATGTGCTTTACAACACCGGCATCACTGCCACAGCCGGCATCGGCACCAACATGTACCTGGCCAAGATCGCCATGGATATCGTAGCCAAGCGCGTTCCTGCGGATCAGGACGGTGTCCGTATCGCAGAGCTGGATGAGATGCGCTACCGGGAGTTGCTCTGGTGTCATCAGCCCCTGAGGGATTTCTGGCGCATTGGTTTCGGTCTCGCCCGCCGCCTGGAAAAGCTGGGCTGCTATACCATGGGAGATATCGCCCGTCTGAGCCTGACGCATGAGGATCTGCTCTATAAGGCCTTTGGCATCAATGCGGAGCTGATCATCGATCACGCCTGGGGCTGGGAACCGACCCGGATTTCAGATATCAAATCCTACCGGCCAATCTCCAACAGTCTCAGCAGTGGCCAGGTACTGTCTGAAGCCTGCGATGCGAAGAAGGGTCGTCTGCTCGTCCGGGAAATGACGGATCTGCTGACCCTGGATCTGGTGAAAAAGGGCCTTGTCACCCGGAAGATTGAGCTCACTGTCTGCTATGATCAGGCGAGTATTGTCATAGCGCAGCAGGGGCGTTCCCTGCCGGAATCCATTTTCCGCATTGCTTCTACCGGTGAAATCTATAACGGCCCCATCTCGGCCGATCCATACGGCCGGATCATTCCGAAGTACGCCCATGGTACCGGCAATCTGGATCGCTGGACAAGCAGCACCCGGCGCATCTCAGATGCAATGATGGAACTGTATGACAGGATTATTCACCCTGATCTGCTTGTTCGCCGGATCTATGTGGTTGCTGTCGGCCTGATCCGGGAGGAAGATATCCCGGAGGAAGGTCCCCTGCAGCTGGATCTCTTCACGGATTATGAAGCTCTCACCCGGCAGAAGGAAGAAGAAGCCGCCGCAGACGCAAAGGAAAAGCGCCTGCAGGAAGCCGCCCTGGATATCCAGGAACGCTTCGGCAAAAGCGCTATGATCAAGGGCATGAACTTGGAAGAAGGCGCCATGACCATCAAACGCAACGGCCAGGTCGGCGGTCACCGTGCCTAA
- the trhA gene encoding PAQR family membrane homeostasis protein TrhA, with translation MKKDSRKLNEPPKRSILEEVGNAVTHGVGALCAIAGLVLLILKSHTSTQLFCSIVYGFCLVMMFLMSCLYHSFRWGSTVKRVWRRFDYISIYLLIGGTFTPMWLLFWGGQLGTILCCVQWAIIITGIVFVAVFGPGRPKALHITLFIVLGWCGLIFLPRMLRENLPLFLFTLIGGVIYTVGIIPFAMKKKGAHFLWHFFVFFGAVIHWFGIYFFLY, from the coding sequence ATGAAAAAAGATTCCCGCAAACTCAACGAGCCGCCGAAACGGTCCATTCTGGAAGAAGTCGGCAATGCTGTCACCCACGGTGTGGGTGCATTGTGCGCTATTGCCGGTCTCGTATTGCTGATTCTGAAATCACATACCTCCACGCAGCTCTTCTGCTCAATTGTCTATGGTTTCTGCCTGGTCATGATGTTCCTCATGAGCTGCCTGTATCACTCCTTCCGCTGGGGCTCCACCGTCAAGCGCGTCTGGCGGCGGTTCGATTATATTTCCATCTATCTGCTCATTGGCGGTACCTTCACGCCTATGTGGCTGCTCTTCTGGGGCGGTCAGCTGGGAACAATCCTCTGCTGCGTCCAGTGGGCAATTATTATCACCGGCATTGTCTTTGTTGCCGTCTTCGGTCCGGGGCGTCCCAAAGCGCTCCACATCACGCTGTTCATCGTGCTGGGCTGGTGCGGCCTGATTTTCCTGCCCCGCATGCTGCGGGAAAACCTGCCTCTGTTCCTCTTCACGCTCATCGGCGGCGTCATCTATACCGTGGGTATCATTCCCTTTGCAATGAAGAAAAAGGGAGCCCATTTCCTCTGGCATTTCTTCGTCTTCTTCGGTGCGGTAATCCACTGGTTCGGCATTTATTTCTTCCTGTATTGA
- the guaB gene encoding IMP dehydrogenase, whose protein sequence is MLQDKIREGLTFDDVLLVPAKSEVLPRDVDLSIQLAKNIKLNIPMLSAAMDTVTDSRMAIAMAREGGLGIIHKNMTIEEQAAQVDKVKRSEHGVITDPFYLSPENLISDAEELMSRYRISGVPITREGKLVGILTNRDLRFETDYSRPIGEVMTSENLITAPEGTTLEEAKKILASHRIEKLPIVDKDGMLRGLITIKDIEKTSKYPNSAKDENGRLLCGAAVGVTNDVFERIDALLAAKVDVINIDTAHGHSLGVLKQVEKIRNKYPDITLFAGNVATAAATHDLISAGVDCVKVGIGPGSICTTRVVAGIGVPQITAISDCAEEADKYGVRVIADGGIKYSGDIAKALAAGGSCVMLGSLLAGTEESPGAMEIYQGRSFKVYRGMGSLAAMSVGSKDRYFQEGQKKLVPEGVEGRVPYKGTLADTIFQMVGGLRAGMGYCGAKTIDDLRKNSQFIKITGAGLAESHPHDISITKEAPNYSRSN, encoded by the coding sequence ATGCTGCAGGATAAAATCAGGGAAGGATTGACTTTTGACGACGTACTGCTGGTACCGGCGAAGAGCGAAGTACTACCCCGGGATGTGGACCTTTCCATCCAGCTGGCGAAGAACATTAAACTGAATATTCCGATGCTGAGCGCCGCCATGGATACCGTGACGGACAGCCGCATGGCAATCGCGATGGCTCGGGAAGGCGGTTTGGGAATCATCCATAAGAACATGACGATTGAGGAACAGGCAGCCCAGGTTGACAAGGTCAAACGCAGTGAACACGGAGTTATCACAGATCCCTTTTATCTGAGTCCCGAGAACCTGATCTCTGACGCGGAAGAGCTGATGAGCCGTTACCGGATCAGCGGCGTTCCGATCACCCGCGAGGGTAAACTGGTCGGCATCCTGACCAACCGGGATCTCCGGTTTGAAACAGATTACAGCCGCCCCATTGGCGAAGTGATGACCAGCGAGAACCTGATCACCGCTCCCGAAGGCACAACCCTGGAAGAAGCGAAAAAGATCCTGGCCTCCCACCGGATCGAGAAGCTCCCGATCGTGGACAAGGACGGCATGCTGCGCGGCCTGATTACGATCAAAGACATTGAGAAGACAAGCAAATATCCCAACAGCGCCAAGGACGAGAACGGCCGGCTGCTGTGCGGCGCCGCAGTGGGCGTGACGAACGATGTGTTCGAACGGATCGACGCCCTGCTGGCTGCCAAGGTTGACGTTATCAATATCGATACTGCCCACGGCCATAGCCTGGGTGTGCTGAAGCAGGTGGAGAAGATCCGCAACAAGTATCCGGATATTACCCTGTTTGCCGGCAACGTGGCAACGGCTGCCGCTACCCACGACCTGATCTCCGCCGGCGTGGACTGCGTGAAGGTTGGTATCGGCCCCGGTTCTATCTGTACCACCCGCGTGGTTGCCGGTATCGGCGTACCGCAGATCACAGCCATTTCCGACTGTGCTGAGGAAGCAGACAAATACGGCGTACGCGTAATCGCGGACGGCGGCATCAAATACTCCGGCGATATCGCCAAGGCCCTGGCAGCAGGCGGAAGCTGCGTTATGCTGGGCAGCCTGCTGGCCGGTACCGAGGAGAGCCCCGGAGCTATGGAAATCTATCAGGGCCGTTCCTTCAAAGTTTACCGCGGCATGGGCAGTCTGGCAGCTATGTCTGTCGGCTCCAAGGACCGTTATTTCCAGGAAGGCCAGAAGAAACTGGTTCCCGAAGGCGTGGAAGGACGCGTACCTTACAAGGGAACACTTGCAGATACCATCTTCCAGATGGTTGGCGGCTTGCGTGCCGGTATGGGATACTGCGGAGCCAAGACCATTGATGACCTGCGGAAGAACAGCCAGTTCATCAAGATCACCGGCGCCGGCCTGGCCGAGAGCCATCCGCATGATATCTCCATCACGAAGGAAGCGCCCAACTATTCCCGTTCAAATTAA